The following coding sequences are from one Desulfosporosinus orientis DSM 765 window:
- a CDS encoding cache domain-containing protein, which translates to MRSIKHQILLLLLGSLVLLAACFLAVLGWYMKDRVVAAAIIKAQTDLATCEEIIDKTYPGPWSVKDGNLYKGSFKINLNNDLVDHLSKLTGDTVTIFLGDTRIATTVRGSNGERVIGTKVSDNVAKTVLEQGQTYIGEANVVGQWHQTGYMPLRAENGNIVGIFYVGISRTYEQEIMTRSLLTMAGLGLGLTILVALITWFFIQKMIIYPLHNITLGTRDVATGHDTEKVKVSGAKEIWELEDAFNQMVEKFQSFTGEINRVSDSHTDAEINNVNIGDVAEPAHDGVGISEVMMKEAAREEGSAEVKQQSGDEELWCVEEEALPKGLNQSTLNQILGFLQVNQRPLSSEDVAEGVKLTRVTVRRYLEFLEERGILISKLKYGVGRPVKLFIPSDRPFDK; encoded by the coding sequence GTGCGTTCCATCAAACATCAAATATTACTGCTGCTGCTGGGGTCACTGGTTTTACTGGCAGCCTGTTTCCTTGCGGTTCTTGGTTGGTATATGAAAGATCGAGTTGTGGCTGCTGCAATTATTAAAGCACAAACAGATTTAGCGACATGTGAGGAAATCATTGATAAGACTTATCCCGGACCATGGTCAGTAAAGGATGGAAACCTTTATAAAGGCTCTTTTAAAATTAACCTTAATAATGATTTAGTGGATCACTTATCCAAACTTACGGGGGATACCGTAACTATATTCTTAGGTGATACAAGGATAGCAACCACTGTACGAGGTTCCAACGGTGAACGTGTTATTGGAACAAAAGTTTCCGACAATGTAGCCAAAACAGTTCTAGAGCAGGGTCAGACATATATAGGAGAGGCTAATGTAGTTGGACAGTGGCACCAAACGGGTTATATGCCTTTACGGGCAGAAAACGGCAATATTGTCGGGATTTTTTACGTAGGAATTTCTCGTACCTACGAACAGGAAATCATGACTCGATCTTTGCTCACGATGGCCGGCCTGGGATTGGGCTTAACAATTTTAGTCGCTCTCATTACTTGGTTTTTCATTCAGAAAATGATTATCTACCCTCTGCATAATATCACCCTGGGAACCCGGGATGTAGCAACTGGGCATGATACTGAAAAGGTTAAAGTTTCCGGTGCCAAAGAAATTTGGGAGCTTGAGGACGCCTTTAATCAAATGGTGGAAAAATTTCAGTCATTTACAGGGGAAATCAATCGTGTATCCGATAGCCATACTGACGCTGAAATAAATAACGTCAACATTGGAGATGTTGCTGAGCCGGCTCATGATGGAGTTGGGATAAGCGAGGTTATGATGAAGGAGGCAGCCCGTGAGGAAGGGTCAGCCGAGGTAAAGCAGCAATCCGGAGATGAGGAGCTTTGGTGTGTCGAAGAAGAGGCGCTGCCTAAAGGTTTGAATCAAAGTACTTTAAATCAGATCTTAGGATTTTTGCAGGTCAATCAACGCCCCCTTTCTTCAGAAGATGTGGCTGAAGGAGTAAAGCTTACGAGGGTAACAGTGCGACGTTACCTGGAGTTTTTAGAAGAACGGGGAATACTTATTTCCAAACTGAAGTACGGGGTTGGCAGACCTGTTAAGTTATTTATACCTTCAGATCGTCCCTTTGATAAATAG
- a CDS encoding homocysteine S-methyltransferase family protein — translation MSGFLSSILEKVLLYDGSKGVMLQMKGLKGSEAAESWNLSKPEEVKSLYRAYKEAGSDVIQTNTFPGNRITLEKHSLGDKTYQLNFAGVKLAQEVAGEDTYVAASVGPTGRMFEPAGDLTFDKAYDIFKEQLRAIDDAGADIVNFETFTDLNEMRAAILAAKETTGLPVIASLTFNENCRTLSGNSAEACAIVCQSLGAAVVGANCSGGPDSLMEPIRKMYAVASIPLAVKANAGLPELVKGETVYKQKPEQFSSYTKEFVENGVRLIGGCCGTTPEFIKALKEELSKLQAPDLQVRSTSGIASPFNHLDMVNSQEYSVKTLSLKEDSMVEMLKNGDFYGLLLNYKSETMDALLMDFGDKDLAFDVWGLVTNISFLIKKPLIIKSESTELVDKFLRYYPGRVGVVISEDMKLSLSQLKHYGCLFLNENLEPMAI, via the coding sequence ATGAGTGGGTTCTTAAGTTCTATTCTGGAAAAGGTTTTATTATATGATGGTTCTAAAGGTGTAATGCTGCAAATGAAAGGTTTAAAAGGTAGTGAGGCCGCAGAATCTTGGAATCTATCCAAACCTGAAGAGGTCAAAAGTCTTTACAGAGCATATAAGGAAGCAGGTTCTGATGTCATTCAAACGAATACATTTCCAGGAAATCGCATTACCTTAGAAAAACATAGTTTAGGGGACAAAACCTATCAATTAAACTTTGCCGGCGTCAAATTAGCCCAAGAGGTTGCCGGCGAAGATACCTATGTAGCGGCTTCCGTTGGCCCTACCGGCCGAATGTTTGAGCCTGCAGGAGACTTGACTTTTGATAAAGCTTATGACATTTTCAAAGAGCAATTAAGGGCAATCGACGATGCAGGTGCGGATATCGTCAATTTTGAGACCTTTACGGATTTAAACGAAATGAGAGCAGCTATACTTGCAGCTAAAGAAACGACTGGTCTGCCTGTCATTGCTTCACTGACCTTTAATGAGAATTGCCGAACCTTATCTGGAAATTCTGCTGAGGCCTGTGCTATTGTCTGTCAATCCTTAGGAGCAGCAGTAGTGGGGGCTAACTGCTCAGGGGGTCCGGACAGCTTAATGGAACCCATTAGAAAAATGTATGCTGTTGCCTCAATCCCTCTTGCAGTTAAAGCAAACGCAGGATTGCCGGAATTAGTGAAAGGAGAAACCGTTTATAAACAAAAACCGGAGCAATTTAGTTCCTATACCAAAGAATTTGTAGAAAACGGCGTAAGACTTATCGGTGGATGCTGCGGAACAACTCCCGAATTTATTAAGGCGCTGAAAGAAGAACTTAGTAAACTTCAAGCTCCAGATTTGCAGGTGAGATCAACATCAGGAATTGCTTCCCCCTTTAATCATCTCGATATGGTTAATAGCCAAGAATATTCCGTAAAAACACTCTCTTTAAAAGAAGACAGCATGGTTGAAATGTTAAAGAACGGTGATTTTTATGGGTTGCTTTTAAACTATAAATCAGAAACTATGGATGCTTTGTTAATGGATTTTGGGGATAAGGATTTGGCCTTTGATGTATGGGGATTGGTAACTAATATAAGCTTTTTGATCAAAAAACCATTAATTATAAAATCTGAGTCAACGGAGCTTGTTGACAAATTTCTGAGATATTATCCTGGAAGGGTTGGAGTTGTTATCTCAGAGGATATGAAACTATCACTTTCTCAATTAAAGCACTATGGTTGTCTGTTTCTTAACGAAAATCTAGAACCCATGGCTATCTGA